From a single Planococcus shenhongbingii genomic region:
- a CDS encoding ferredoxin: MAKYTLVDQNTCIACSACGVAAPDLFDYNAEGISFALLDDNKGITPVAEELEEDLEDAYESCPSNSIKMADEPFDSKKDVAS; encoded by the coding sequence ATGGCCAAATATACGCTAGTCGACCAGAATACATGTATCGCCTGCAGCGCATGCGGGGTAGCAGCACCTGACTTGTTTGATTATAACGCTGAAGGAATTTCTTTTGCGCTCCTTGACGACAACAAAGGGATAACACCGGTAGCGGAGGAATTGGAAGAAGATTTGGAAGATGCATATGAAAGTTGTCCATCAAATTCAATCAAGATGGCAGACGAGCCTTTTGATAGTAAAAAGGACGTTGCAAGTTAA